The proteins below come from a single Amphiura filiformis chromosome 15, Afil_fr2py, whole genome shotgun sequence genomic window:
- the LOC140171281 gene encoding endonuclease 8-like 1, with product MPEGPELHLSARFVSTSCKGRIFSGKVVKSEVHKSSEVAFEAKAYSITACSRGKEMQLMLTKLEDDTKSKIKPGSKSKLKIKSDPDAASNCTKILFRFGMSGKFEFTSEENVHKHAHLKFFTNDKPPMVLSHVDVRRFGRWQVDADWSKDRGPDPMFEYREFRANVVNNLNNAAFNQPICEVLLNQKYFNGIGNYLRAEILYRLSIPPFEKARTVLEGLSIEPPDAKPGKTGKKGKEEPDILHLCHTVPLEVLNIGGGGYDPEGNKSDYTSFTAWLQCYYQEGMNNMVDHNSRTIWFKGPAGPMVPKEGKSRSKKTKKRSAALSKVAKKTAENDDISPPKKAKADTKPPKRARKTQKKTPTTTKKKYAPSKAETPSTQRPASRAKRKAAVTTDVAANGNEKTGTHRAPSRRKDAIPKQTSGAKKPVQASDKKSNRTRSRTTVKK from the exons ATGCCTGAAGGACCAGAGCTTCACCTATCAGCTCGGTTTGTCAGCACATCATGCAAAGGGCGAATTTTCAGTGGCAAAGTCGTGAAATCGGAGGTGCACAAGAGCAGTGAAGTTGCTTTCGAAGCCAAAGCTTACTCGATCACAGCGTGTTCAAGGGGCAAAGAAATGCAATTGATGCTAACTAAACTTGAAGACGATACTAAATCAAAAATCAAACCAGGATCAAAATCAAAACTTAAAATAAAATCTGATCCTGATGCAGCGTCAAATTGCACTAAAATTTTGTTCCGATTTGGAATGTCAGGAAAGTTTGAATTCACATCagaagaaaatgtacacaaacatGCTCATCTCAAGTTCTTTACCAATGACAAACCACCAATGGTGTTGAGTCATGTTGATGTGAGGAGGTTTGGTAGATGGCAGGTTGATGCAGATTGGTCTAAAGACAGAGGACCGGATCCAATGTTTGAATATCGGGAATTCAG AGCTAATGTGGTAAATAATCTCAATAATGCTGCCTTCAATCAGCCCATCTGTGAAGTTCTACTcaatcagaaatatttcaatggaATTGGTAACTACCTGAGAGCAGAGATATTGTACAG ATTGAGTATTCCACCATTTGAGAAGGCACGCACAGTACTGGAAGGTCTCAGTATTGAACCACCTGATGCTAAACCTGGCAAGACAGGCAAGAAAGGCAAGGAAGAACCTGACATCTTACATCTGTGCCATACTGTACCATTGGAAGTCCTTAACATAG GTGGTGGTGGTTACGACCCAGAAGGGAATAAGTCTGACTACACATCCTTCACAGCTTGGTTGCAATGTTATTATCAAGAGGGTATGAATAATATGGTAGACCACAATAGCAGGACTATATGGTTTAAAGGCCCAGCTGGACCAATGGTGCCTAAAG AAGGGAAATCAAGAAGCAAGAAAACCAAGAAGAGAAGCGCAGCTTTAAGTAAAGTAGCAAAGAAAACTGCAGAGAATGATGACATCTCACCACCAAAG AAAGCAAAAGCTGACACCAAACCACCAAAGAGAGCAAGAAAAACACAGAAGAAAACACCTACTACTACCAAAAAGAAGTATGCTCCAAGTAAAGCTGAAACCCCATCAACTCAAAGACCAGCATCTCGAGCCAAAAGGAAAGCTGCTGTCACAACTGATGTTGCCGCCAATGGAAATGAGAAGACTGGAACTCACAGAGCACCGTCAAGGAGGAAGGATGCAATCCCTAAACAAACATCTG GTGCAAAGAAACCTGTCCAGGCATCGGATAAGAAATCTAACAGGACAAGATCAAGAACTACTGTCAAAAAATGA